A DNA window from Drosophila pseudoobscura strain MV-25-SWS-2005 chromosome 2, UCI_Dpse_MV25, whole genome shotgun sequence contains the following coding sequences:
- the Dic2 gene encoding mitochondrial dicarboxylate carrier, with translation MSARRTVLLSYDKRNVARWYFGGVASSMAAMVTHPLDLMKVLMQTQAEKLSVGSTFKKIIREQGVLALYNGISASLLRQYTYTLARFGIYQMGSGMMDTSTMARKTFLAAVAGGIGGFVGAPADLVNVRLQNDVKLPPEQRRNYKQAIDGLIRITREEGWRSMFNGASMTALRGMLMTVGQIAFYEQSKDVLVGLGMPQSTSTYITASLISAAAATTLTQPIDVVKTRRMNARPGEYSGLTDIFVKTTLEGPMAFFKGYTPAFARLMPHTVLLFLTLEFLRINFGYLPEPKPSTTPPAK, from the exons ATGTCGGCCAGACGTACTGTTTTGTTGTCCTACGACAAGCGTAATGTGGCACGGTGGTACTTTGGAGGCGTGGCCAGCTCGATGGCCGCCATGGTCACGCACCCGCTCGACCTGATGAAGGTTCTGATGCAGACGCAAGCGGAGAAGCTGTCCGTGGGGTCCACCTTCAAGAAGATAATACGCGAGCAGGGCGTGCTGGCCCTTTACAATGGCATTTCTGCCTCGCTGTTGCGACAGTACACCTACACCCTGGCTCGCTTCGGTATCTACCAAATGGGCAGCGGAATGATGGACACGAGCACGATGGCGCGAAAGACTTTCTTGGCAGCCGTCGCCGGTGGTATAGGAGGCTTCGTGGGAGCCCCTGCGGATCTGGTCAACGTTCGACTCCAGAACGACGTGAAGCTGCCGCCGGAACAGAGACGCAA CTACAAACAGGCCATTGACGGTCTGATCCGCATCACTAGGGAGGAGGGATGGCGCAGCATGTTCAATGGCGCCAGCATGACAGCCCTGCGAGGCATGCTCATGACCGTGGGCCAAATCGCCTTCTATGAACAGAGCAAGGATGTGCTGGTGGGTCTGGGAATGCCGCAGAGCACATCCACGTACATCACGGCCTCCCTCATatcggcagcagctgccaccaCTCTCACCCAGCCCATCGATGTGGTGAAGACGCGTCGCATGAACGCCCGGCCCGGGGAGTACTCCGGTCTCACGGACATCTTTGTGAAGACAACGCTGGAGGGTCCAATGGCCTTCTTCAAGGGCTACACACCGGCCTTTGCACGCCTCATGCCGCACACGGTGCTGCTCTTCTTGACGCTCGAGTTCCTGCGCATTAATTTTGGCTATCTGCCCGAACCGAAACCATCTACCACACCGCCGGCAAAGTAA
- the LOC6897366 gene encoding uncharacterized protein isoform X2, producing MASVQDLEAFEAGVKLVQDDEEVPPPRVSAHRIVMNVFILILFNLTLIAAIVGFYLYTQSNSGKDQQKVLNGVYCVGAIALFVVLYQMGEN from the exons ATGGCGTCTGTCCAAGATTTGGAAGCTTTCGAGGCCGGGGTCAAACTTGTCCAAG ATGACGAGGAGGTACCTCCGCCCAGAGTCTCCGCCCACCGCATAGTGATGAACGTGTTCATACTGATTCTGTTCAATCTGACCCTGATTGCGGCCATCGTTGGCTTCTATTTGTATACCCAAAGCAACTCTGGGAAGGACCAGCAGAAAGTTCTAAATGGGGTCTACTGTGTCGGAGCCATCGCTCTCTTCGTGGTTCTGTATCAGATGGGC GAAAATTAA
- the LOC6897366 gene encoding uncharacterized protein isoform X1 yields the protein MASVQDLEAFEAGVKLVQDDEEVPPPRVSAHRIVMNVFILILFNLTLIAAIVGFYLYTQSNSGKDQQKVLNGVYCVGAIALFVVLYQMGDLSKDNPNFYYI from the exons ATGGCGTCTGTCCAAGATTTGGAAGCTTTCGAGGCCGGGGTCAAACTTGTCCAAG ATGACGAGGAGGTACCTCCGCCCAGAGTCTCCGCCCACCGCATAGTGATGAACGTGTTCATACTGATTCTGTTCAATCTGACCCTGATTGCGGCCATCGTTGGCTTCTATTTGTATACCCAAAGCAACTCTGGGAAGGACCAGCAGAAAGTTCTAAATGGGGTCTACTGTGTCGGAGCCATCGCTCTCTTCGTGGTTCTGTATCAGATGGGC GACCTGTCCAAGGACAATCCCAATTTCTATTATATTTAG